One part of the Flavobacterium johnsoniae UW101 genome encodes these proteins:
- a CDS encoding thiolase family protein has protein sequence MKTAYIVKAYRTAVGKAPKGVFRFKRPDELAAETIQFMMDELPNFDKKRIDDVMVGNAMPEAEQGLNVGRLISLMGLKVEDVPGVTVNRYCASGLETIGMATAKIQSGMADCIIAGGAESMSYIPMGGYKPTPDYKVAAAGHEDYYWGMGLTAEAVANQYKISREDQDEFAYNSHMKALKAQAEGKFDKQIVPITVEQTFINENGKKETKSYVVNKDEGPRAGTSKEALAGLKPVFAADGSVTAGNSSQMSDGAAFVLIMSEEMVKELNLEPIARLVNFASSGVEPRIMGIGPVKAIPKALKQAGLTLNDIELIELNEAFASQALAVTRELNINPEIVNVNGGAIALGHPLGCTGAKLSVQLFDEMKRRGNKYGIVSMCVGTGQGSAGIYEVL, from the coding sequence ATGAAAACAGCATATATAGTAAAAGCATATAGAACAGCAGTTGGAAAAGCTCCAAAAGGTGTTTTTAGATTTAAAAGACCTGATGAATTAGCTGCAGAAACCATTCAGTTTATGATGGACGAACTGCCTAATTTCGATAAAAAACGTATCGATGATGTTATGGTAGGAAATGCCATGCCGGAGGCGGAACAAGGTCTTAACGTTGGACGTTTAATCTCTTTAATGGGATTAAAAGTAGAAGACGTTCCTGGAGTTACAGTAAACCGCTATTGCGCATCTGGATTAGAAACTATCGGAATGGCAACTGCTAAAATCCAATCAGGAATGGCAGATTGTATCATCGCTGGTGGTGCAGAAAGTATGAGTTATATTCCGATGGGAGGTTACAAACCAACTCCGGATTATAAAGTTGCTGCAGCGGGTCACGAAGATTACTATTGGGGAATGGGTTTAACTGCTGAGGCGGTGGCTAACCAATACAAAATCTCTAGAGAAGATCAGGATGAGTTTGCTTACAACTCTCACATGAAAGCATTAAAAGCGCAGGCAGAAGGGAAATTCGATAAACAAATCGTTCCAATTACTGTTGAGCAGACTTTCATCAATGAAAATGGTAAAAAAGAAACAAAATCATACGTTGTAAACAAAGACGAAGGACCAAGAGCAGGAACTTCTAAAGAAGCTTTAGCAGGTTTAAAACCAGTTTTTGCTGCTGACGGAAGTGTAACAGCTGGTAACTCTTCTCAAATGAGCGACGGTGCTGCATTCGTTTTAATCATGAGCGAAGAAATGGTAAAAGAATTAAACCTTGAACCAATTGCACGTTTGGTAAACTTTGCTTCTTCTGGTGTTGAGCCAAGAATTATGGGTATCGGTCCTGTAAAAGCAATTCCGAAAGCGTTGAAACAAGCAGGATTAACATTGAACGATATTGAGTTAATTGAATTAAATGAGGCTTTTGCTTCACAAGCTTTAGCAGTAACTCGCGAATTAAACATAAACCCAGAAATCGTAAACGTAAATGGTGGAGCAATTGCTTTAGGTCACCCTCTGGGATGTACTGGAGCTAAACTTTCTGTTCAGTTGTTTGATGAAATGAAACGTAGAGGCAATAAGTACGGAATCGTTTCTATGTGTGTAGGAACTGGGCAAGGAAGCGCGGGGATTTACGAAGTGTTGTAA